The proteins below come from a single Eucalyptus grandis isolate ANBG69807.140 chromosome 3, ASM1654582v1, whole genome shotgun sequence genomic window:
- the LOC104436819 gene encoding disease resistance protein RUN1-like isoform X1, which translates to MLSEDPNFEASSSSTPTHEGANEGGDEQQRGVEYEVFLSFRGTDTRKGFTDHLYTNLIKEGIHAFRDDNELRVGDEIGPELISSITQSKISIPIISENYASSKWCLRELAQILKCKRSGGQIVLPIFYKVEPSQVRHLIGGMGDAINAFKKNLDKMVVKEWEDALKEVSSLKGWESEKIENGHEAMLVTVVVGRVMSELTRLFQLNVPKQLVGVDNRAEQIMSKIDSKFNGTWIIGIYGMGGIGKTTLAKVLYNKLSSQFEGRSFVANIRETSQHEGIKFLQKQLISSITKKTCDVSNVDEGIGIIKSQFTSKKCLILLDDMDDNTQLQALARDGSWFKAGSIVIITTRNKSILDEARASYMYQLDELPFDQSLILFSRHAFGKDSPPSDYEVISRDVVSTTGCLPLALEAIGSSLFGKAKEAWKDASKKLKNVPDKKVQESLRISYDALDEDVQQIFLDIACFFNRSSKQIPTYMWDACNFFPGKGIELLSLMSLIKIDKDGKIMMHDQLRDLGKEIVRQENQEKPQKRSRLWNEEAKDVLDNNKGTCKIEILQIGYSWGKSYTFEQFKELTNLRFLQMEFASLAGDFQNLLPNLRWLQWQTTSWNFAAANFQPKKLVVLDLSGSGISDDWRGWDPFKMAIELKVLNLSKCHYLRRTPDLFAFKSLEILNLEDCGNLEEIHPSIEDIKTLLSLNVKRCHRLKELPARVGRMEELRELLLDGTAIQDIPISRGCLMKLETLSASWCKQLAQLPESMGSIVSLTQLNLSFSGIKRLPKSTGSLTSLTQLNLSQTRIKRLPKSISSLKELMTLDVSNCASLVHITSSIGHLTSLRCLLLRGCPSLTKIPDSIGKLASLTKLDLRWTSIAELPESVENLQNLRILDIRETHITKVPGSIRMREGLLA; encoded by the exons ATGCTTTCAGAAGATCCGAATTTCGAGGCGTCTTCCTCATCGACCCCTACACATGAAGGAGCTAATGAAGGTGGAGACGAACAGCAGAGAGGGGTTGAGTATGAAgtattcttgagctttagagggaCGGATACTCGTAAAGGTTTCACTGATCATCTCTATACAAATCTTATCAAAGAAGGAATTCACGCATTCAGAGATGACAATGAGCTCCGTGTTGGTGACGAGATTGGTCCAGAACTTATATCCAGTATTACACAGTCTAAGATCTCGATCCCAATTATCTCGGAGAACTATGCTTCGAGCAAATGGTGCCTCCGTGAGCTGGCTCAGATATTAAAGTGCAAGAGAAGTGGAGGGCAAATAgtgttgcccatattttacaaagtggaaccctCACAGGTGCGACACCTTATAGGGGGAATGGGAGATGCTATCAATGCATTCAAAAAGAATTTGGACAAAATGGTTGTGAAGGAATGGGAAGATGCACTCAAAGAAGTTAGTTCCTTGAAAGGATGGGAATCGGAGAAAATTGAAAACGG GCATGAAGCAATGTTAGTTACAGTGGTTGTTGGAAGAGTTATGAGCGAGTTAACAagattatttcaactaaatgtTCCCAAACAATTGGTGGGAGTTGACAATCGTGCAGAACAGATTATGAGCAAGATAGATTCTAAATTCAATGGTACATGGATTATCGGGATTTATGGAATGGGCGGCATcggtaagacaactcttgcaaAGGTATTATACAACAAACTCTCTAGTCAATTTGAGGGTCGTAGCTTTGTGGCAAATATTCGAGAGACATCTCAACATGAGGGCATTAAATTCCTACAAAAGCAACTAATTTCTTCTATAACGAAAAAAACATGTGACGTGTCTAATGTTGACGAGGGAATCGGTATCATCAAATCCCAATTTACAAGTAAGAAATGtctcattcttcttgatgatatggatgataaTACTCAGTTGCAAGCTTTGGCTAGAGATGGTAGTTGGTTTAAAGCTGGAAGTATAGTCATCATAACAACTAGAAATAAGAGTATTCTTGATGAAGCTAGGGCAAGCTACATGTACCAACTAGATGAGTTACCTTTTGATCAATCATTGATCTTATTTAGTCGACATGCGTTTGGGAAGGATTCTCCTCCAAGTGATTATGAGGTTATATCTCGTGATGTCGTATCTACTACTGGGTGTCTTCCCTTAGCTCTTGAAGCGATAGGTTCATCCTTATTTGGAAAGGCAAAAGAAGCATGGAAAGATGCAtcgaagaaattgaagaatgtGCCTGATAAGAAAGTGCAAGAGTCGTTGAGGATTAGCTATGATGCATTAGATGAAGATGtccaacaaatatttttggatattgcgTGTTTTTTTAACAGATCATCTAAACAAATTCCGACTTATATGTGGGATGCTTGTAACTTTTTCCCGGGGAAGGGGATTGAATTATTAAGTCTCATGTCCCTAATCAAAATCGACAAGGATGGCAAAataatgatgcatgatcaactgagagatcttggaaaggaaattgttcgtcaagaaaatcaagagaagCCTCAAAAGCGTAGCAGATTATGGAATGAGGAAGCCAAAGATGTGCTTGACAACAACAAG GGCACTTGTAAGATCGAGATCCTTCAAATAGGCTATAGCTGGGGAAAAAGTTACACATTTGAACAATTCAAAGAATTGACTAACTTGAGATTCCTTCAAATGGAGTTTGCAAGTCTCGCTggagattttcaaaatttgcttcCTAATTTAAGATGGCTTCAATGGCAAACTACTTCCTGGAATTTTGCAGCAGCTAACTTTCAGCCGAAGAAGTTAGTGGTGCTCGATTTATCGGGGAGTGGGATTTCGGATGACTGGAGAGGATGGGATCCATTCAAG ATGGCAATCGAGCTCAAAGTTCTCAACCTCTCAAAGTGTCATTACTTAAGAAGAACTCCTGACCTATTCGCTTTCAAAAGCTTGGAGATTTTGAATTTGGAAGATTGTGGGAATTTAGAAGAGATTCATCCTTCTATCGAAGATATCAAGACCCTCCTCTCCTTGAATGTCAAGAGATGCCATAGATTGAAAGAGCTACCGGCAAGAGTAGGTAGAATGGAAGAATTGAGGGAGCTTCTTTTAGATGGTACTGCTATACAAGATATCCCTATTTCAAGAGGTTGTTTGATGAAGCTAGAGACTCTAAGTGCCTCATGGTGTAAacaacttgctcaacttccagaaTCGATGGGCTCCATTGTGTCGTTAACTCAACTAAACTTATCTTTTTCAGGGATTAAAAGATTACCAAAATCCACAGGTTCCCTTACATCGTTGACTCAATTGAACCTATCTCAGACAAGGATTAAAAGGTTACCTAAATCCATTAGTTCTTTGAAGGAGCTCATGACTCTTGATGTCTCTAATTGTGCGTCATTAGTCCACATAACTAGCTCCATAGGCCATCTAACATCTTTGCGATGCTTGTTGCTACGAGGTTGCCCCTCATTAACAAAAATTCCCGATTCAATCGGAAAGTTGGCATCATTAACTAAGTTGGATTTAAGATGGACATCAATTGCGGAATTACCTGAAAGTGTTGAGAATTTGCAGAatttgaggatcttggacattCGTGAAACTCACATAACGAAAGTGCCAGGTTCCATCAGAATGAGAGAAGGCTTGTTGGCTTGA
- the LOC104436819 gene encoding disease resistance protein RPV1-like isoform X2 has translation MLSEDPNFEASSSSTPTHEGANEGGDEQQRGVEYEVFLSFRGTDTRKGFTDHLYTNLIKEGIHAFRDDNELRVGDEIGPELISSITQSKISIPIISENYASSKWCLRELAQILKCKRSGGQIVLPIFYKVEPSQVRHLIGGMGDAINAFKKNLDKMVVKEWEDALKEVSSLKGWESEKIENGHEAMLVTVVVGRVMSELTRLFQLNVPKQLVGVDNRAEQIMSKIDSKFNGTWIIGIYGMGGIGKTTLAKDGKIMMHDQLRDLGKEIVRQENQEKPQKRSRLWNEEAKDVLDNNKGTCKIEILQIGYSWGKSYTFEQFKELTNLRFLQMEFASLAGDFQNLLPNLRWLQWQTTSWNFAAANFQPKKLVVLDLSGSGISDDWRGWDPFKMAIELKVLNLSKCHYLRRTPDLFAFKSLEILNLEDCGNLEEIHPSIEDIKTLLSLNVKRCHRLKELPARVGRMEELRELLLDGTAIQDIPISRGCLMKLETLSASWCKQLAQLPESMGSIVSLTQLNLSFSGIKRLPKSTGSLTSLTQLNLSQTRIKRLPKSISSLKELMTLDVSNCASLVHITSSIGHLTSLRCLLLRGCPSLTKIPDSIGKLASLTKLDLRWTSIAELPESVENLQNLRILDIRETHITKVPGSIRMREGLLA, from the exons ATGCTTTCAGAAGATCCGAATTTCGAGGCGTCTTCCTCATCGACCCCTACACATGAAGGAGCTAATGAAGGTGGAGACGAACAGCAGAGAGGGGTTGAGTATGAAgtattcttgagctttagagggaCGGATACTCGTAAAGGTTTCACTGATCATCTCTATACAAATCTTATCAAAGAAGGAATTCACGCATTCAGAGATGACAATGAGCTCCGTGTTGGTGACGAGATTGGTCCAGAACTTATATCCAGTATTACACAGTCTAAGATCTCGATCCCAATTATCTCGGAGAACTATGCTTCGAGCAAATGGTGCCTCCGTGAGCTGGCTCAGATATTAAAGTGCAAGAGAAGTGGAGGGCAAATAgtgttgcccatattttacaaagtggaaccctCACAGGTGCGACACCTTATAGGGGGAATGGGAGATGCTATCAATGCATTCAAAAAGAATTTGGACAAAATGGTTGTGAAGGAATGGGAAGATGCACTCAAAGAAGTTAGTTCCTTGAAAGGATGGGAATCGGAGAAAATTGAAAACGG GCATGAAGCAATGTTAGTTACAGTGGTTGTTGGAAGAGTTATGAGCGAGTTAACAagattatttcaactaaatgtTCCCAAACAATTGGTGGGAGTTGACAATCGTGCAGAACAGATTATGAGCAAGATAGATTCTAAATTCAATGGTACATGGATTATCGGGATTTATGGAATGGGCGGCATcggtaagacaactcttgcaaAG GATGGCAAAataatgatgcatgatcaactgagagatcttggaaaggaaattgttcgtcaagaaaatcaagagaagCCTCAAAAGCGTAGCAGATTATGGAATGAGGAAGCCAAAGATGTGCTTGACAACAACAAG GGCACTTGTAAGATCGAGATCCTTCAAATAGGCTATAGCTGGGGAAAAAGTTACACATTTGAACAATTCAAAGAATTGACTAACTTGAGATTCCTTCAAATGGAGTTTGCAAGTCTCGCTggagattttcaaaatttgcttcCTAATTTAAGATGGCTTCAATGGCAAACTACTTCCTGGAATTTTGCAGCAGCTAACTTTCAGCCGAAGAAGTTAGTGGTGCTCGATTTATCGGGGAGTGGGATTTCGGATGACTGGAGAGGATGGGATCCATTCAAG ATGGCAATCGAGCTCAAAGTTCTCAACCTCTCAAAGTGTCATTACTTAAGAAGAACTCCTGACCTATTCGCTTTCAAAAGCTTGGAGATTTTGAATTTGGAAGATTGTGGGAATTTAGAAGAGATTCATCCTTCTATCGAAGATATCAAGACCCTCCTCTCCTTGAATGTCAAGAGATGCCATAGATTGAAAGAGCTACCGGCAAGAGTAGGTAGAATGGAAGAATTGAGGGAGCTTCTTTTAGATGGTACTGCTATACAAGATATCCCTATTTCAAGAGGTTGTTTGATGAAGCTAGAGACTCTAAGTGCCTCATGGTGTAAacaacttgctcaacttccagaaTCGATGGGCTCCATTGTGTCGTTAACTCAACTAAACTTATCTTTTTCAGGGATTAAAAGATTACCAAAATCCACAGGTTCCCTTACATCGTTGACTCAATTGAACCTATCTCAGACAAGGATTAAAAGGTTACCTAAATCCATTAGTTCTTTGAAGGAGCTCATGACTCTTGATGTCTCTAATTGTGCGTCATTAGTCCACATAACTAGCTCCATAGGCCATCTAACATCTTTGCGATGCTTGTTGCTACGAGGTTGCCCCTCATTAACAAAAATTCCCGATTCAATCGGAAAGTTGGCATCATTAACTAAGTTGGATTTAAGATGGACATCAATTGCGGAATTACCTGAAAGTGTTGAGAATTTGCAGAatttgaggatcttggacattCGTGAAACTCACATAACGAAAGTGCCAGGTTCCATCAGAATGAGAGAAGGCTTGTTGGCTTGA
- the LOC104436820 gene encoding UDP-N-acetylglucosamine transporter UGNT1 isoform X1, with protein MAKGHEMIPVTDPSGKTSSSSAMSRKGAYAAASYMACAVLLVMFNKAALSSYHFPCANVITLFQMVCSCLLLYAMRFWDIISFSAGETQSVSYNPATMVPHKTLLHTIPLAVSYLLYMLASMESIRGVNVPMYTTLRRTTVAFTMVVEYFLTRQRYSHTVVGSVGIIILGAFIAGARDLSFDSYGYTIVFMSNICTAVYLASIARIGKSSGLNSFGLMWCNGIICGPILLLWTSISGDLERTLKFPNLFSPGFQAVMALSCIMAFLINYCVFWNTMLNSALTQTVCGNLKDLFTIGLGWLMFGGLPFDLLNVVGQSLGFLGSCLYAYCKLQGR; from the exons ATGGCGAAGGGTCACGAGATGATACCAGTGACCGATCCTTCGGGGAAGACCTCCTCGTCGTCCGCCATGAGCAGGAAGGGGGCTTACGCTGCTGCCTCCTACATGGCCTGCGCAG TTCTCTTGGTAATGTTCAACAAAGCGGCCCTTTCTTCATACCATTTCCCTTGTGCAAATGTGATCACACTTTTTCAG ATGGTATGTTCTTGTTTGTTACTGTATGCAATGAGATTCTGGGATATCATTTCTTTCTCTGCTGGAGAAACCCAGAGCGTCAGTTACAACCCTGCAACAATGGTTCCCCATAAGACATTGCTTCACACTATTCCTCTTGCAGTGTCCTATTTGCTGTATATG CTGGCCTCCATGGAGTCCATACGTGGTGTAAATGTTCCCATGTACACTACACTCAGACGGACTACGGTGGCCTTCACAATGGTTGTGGAGTATTTTCTAACCAGACAGAGATATTCACACACTGTTGTAGGCAG TGTGGGGATCATTATACTGGGCGCTTTTATTGCTGGAGCACGAGACTTGTCATTTGACTCATATGGATACACGATTGTGTTCATGTCAAACATCTGTACCGCAGTATATCTGGCTTCTATAGCACGAATTG GAAAATCTAGTGGACTTAACAGCTTTGGCCTTATGTGGTGTAATG GCATAATATGTGGACCAATTTTGCTGCTCTGGACTTCAATCAGTGGTGACCTAGAAAGAACACTGAAGTTCCCAAATTTGTTTTCTCCTGGCTTTCAG GCTGTCATGGCACTTTCCTGCATCATGGCTTTCCTGATTAATTACTGTGTATTTTGGAATACAATGCTAAATTCAGCACTCACACAGACGGTTTGTGGTAATCTAAAG GACCTTTTCACAATTGGACTGGGCTGGCTAATGTTTGGTGGGCTTCCATTTGACTTG TTGAATGTCGTGGGCCAATCACTTGGTTTTTTAGGGTCCTGTCTGTATGCCTATTGTAAACTTCAAGGGAGATAA
- the LOC104436820 gene encoding UDP-N-acetylglucosamine transporter UGNT1 isoform X2, translating to MAKGHEMIPVTDPSGKTSSSSAMSRKGAYAAASYMACAVLLVMFNKAALSSYHFPCANVITLFQMVCSCLLLYAMRFWDIISFSAGETQSVSYNPATMVPHKTLLHTIPLAVSYLLYMLASMESIRGVNVPMYTTLRRTTVAFTMVVEYFLTRQRYSHTVVGSVGIIILGAFIAGARDLSFDSYGYTIVFMSNICTAVYLASIARIGKSSGLNSFGLMWCNGIICGPILLLWTSISGDLERTLKFPNLFSPGFQDLFTIGLGWLMFGGLPFDLLNVVGQSLGFLGSCLYAYCKLQGR from the exons ATGGCGAAGGGTCACGAGATGATACCAGTGACCGATCCTTCGGGGAAGACCTCCTCGTCGTCCGCCATGAGCAGGAAGGGGGCTTACGCTGCTGCCTCCTACATGGCCTGCGCAG TTCTCTTGGTAATGTTCAACAAAGCGGCCCTTTCTTCATACCATTTCCCTTGTGCAAATGTGATCACACTTTTTCAG ATGGTATGTTCTTGTTTGTTACTGTATGCAATGAGATTCTGGGATATCATTTCTTTCTCTGCTGGAGAAACCCAGAGCGTCAGTTACAACCCTGCAACAATGGTTCCCCATAAGACATTGCTTCACACTATTCCTCTTGCAGTGTCCTATTTGCTGTATATG CTGGCCTCCATGGAGTCCATACGTGGTGTAAATGTTCCCATGTACACTACACTCAGACGGACTACGGTGGCCTTCACAATGGTTGTGGAGTATTTTCTAACCAGACAGAGATATTCACACACTGTTGTAGGCAG TGTGGGGATCATTATACTGGGCGCTTTTATTGCTGGAGCACGAGACTTGTCATTTGACTCATATGGATACACGATTGTGTTCATGTCAAACATCTGTACCGCAGTATATCTGGCTTCTATAGCACGAATTG GAAAATCTAGTGGACTTAACAGCTTTGGCCTTATGTGGTGTAATG GCATAATATGTGGACCAATTTTGCTGCTCTGGACTTCAATCAGTGGTGACCTAGAAAGAACACTGAAGTTCCCAAATTTGTTTTCTCCTGGCTTTCAG GACCTTTTCACAATTGGACTGGGCTGGCTAATGTTTGGTGGGCTTCCATTTGACTTG TTGAATGTCGTGGGCCAATCACTTGGTTTTTTAGGGTCCTGTCTGTATGCCTATTGTAAACTTCAAGGGAGATAA
- the LOC104436820 gene encoding UDP-N-acetylglucosamine transporter UGNT1 isoform X3 — MFNKAALSSYHFPCANVITLFQMVCSCLLLYAMRFWDIISFSAGETQSVSYNPATMVPHKTLLHTIPLAVSYLLYMLASMESIRGVNVPMYTTLRRTTVAFTMVVEYFLTRQRYSHTVVGSVGIIILGAFIAGARDLSFDSYGYTIVFMSNICTAVYLASIARIGKSSGLNSFGLMWCNGIICGPILLLWTSISGDLERTLKFPNLFSPGFQAVMALSCIMAFLINYCVFWNTMLNSALTQTVCGNLKDLFTIGLGWLMFGGLPFDLLNVVGQSLGFLGSCLYAYCKLQGR; from the exons ATGTTCAACAAAGCGGCCCTTTCTTCATACCATTTCCCTTGTGCAAATGTGATCACACTTTTTCAG ATGGTATGTTCTTGTTTGTTACTGTATGCAATGAGATTCTGGGATATCATTTCTTTCTCTGCTGGAGAAACCCAGAGCGTCAGTTACAACCCTGCAACAATGGTTCCCCATAAGACATTGCTTCACACTATTCCTCTTGCAGTGTCCTATTTGCTGTATATG CTGGCCTCCATGGAGTCCATACGTGGTGTAAATGTTCCCATGTACACTACACTCAGACGGACTACGGTGGCCTTCACAATGGTTGTGGAGTATTTTCTAACCAGACAGAGATATTCACACACTGTTGTAGGCAG TGTGGGGATCATTATACTGGGCGCTTTTATTGCTGGAGCACGAGACTTGTCATTTGACTCATATGGATACACGATTGTGTTCATGTCAAACATCTGTACCGCAGTATATCTGGCTTCTATAGCACGAATTG GAAAATCTAGTGGACTTAACAGCTTTGGCCTTATGTGGTGTAATG GCATAATATGTGGACCAATTTTGCTGCTCTGGACTTCAATCAGTGGTGACCTAGAAAGAACACTGAAGTTCCCAAATTTGTTTTCTCCTGGCTTTCAG GCTGTCATGGCACTTTCCTGCATCATGGCTTTCCTGATTAATTACTGTGTATTTTGGAATACAATGCTAAATTCAGCACTCACACAGACGGTTTGTGGTAATCTAAAG GACCTTTTCACAATTGGACTGGGCTGGCTAATGTTTGGTGGGCTTCCATTTGACTTG TTGAATGTCGTGGGCCAATCACTTGGTTTTTTAGGGTCCTGTCTGTATGCCTATTGTAAACTTCAAGGGAGATAA